In Acaryochloris marina S15, a single genomic region encodes these proteins:
- a CDS encoding RNA methyltransferase, with protein MITSLQNPLIKQMRKLQQVKHRRQQGKLLLEGTHLLQSASEQHWSFEIVCYTARWQAKYPQLWQQIQDHAARLEQVSPEVLQATATTVHPDGVVAVVSKPATTSLPIQTLGLALETIQDPGNLGTLIRTSVATQVEGLLLNQQCAALESPKVLRASAGAWFHLPKWATDTFITALQEYQRQGIQLIATVPDASQTFWQVDYRRPTLILIGNEGAGLSQPVLDLADHQVNIPIAPGVESLNAAIAAALLLYEVRRQRDGRPA; from the coding sequence ATGATTACAAGCTTGCAAAATCCGCTGATTAAACAAATGCGGAAGTTGCAGCAGGTTAAACATCGTCGCCAGCAGGGCAAGCTGCTGCTAGAAGGCACCCATTTACTCCAGTCTGCCTCGGAGCAACATTGGTCTTTTGAGATTGTCTGCTATACGGCTAGATGGCAAGCCAAATATCCCCAATTATGGCAGCAGATTCAAGACCACGCGGCTCGATTAGAGCAGGTTAGTCCAGAGGTATTGCAAGCCACCGCGACAACTGTACATCCAGATGGAGTGGTGGCCGTAGTCAGTAAGCCAGCAACGACATCTTTGCCCATTCAGACCTTAGGATTAGCCCTAGAAACCATTCAAGATCCTGGAAATTTGGGAACTTTAATTCGAACGTCTGTGGCGACTCAGGTGGAAGGGCTGTTGTTGAATCAACAGTGTGCAGCTCTTGAAAGTCCCAAAGTATTGCGGGCCTCAGCCGGAGCCTGGTTTCATCTTCCTAAGTGGGCAACGGATACCTTCATCACCGCCTTACAAGAGTATCAACGGCAGGGCATCCAGCTCATTGCCACCGTTCCCGATGCATCCCAGACCTTTTGGCAGGTGGATTATCGACGACCGACCTTGATCTTGATTGGGAATGAAGGAGCAGGCTTATCCCAGCCTGTTTTGGATTTGGCCGATCACCAGGTCAATATCCCCATTGCTCCTGGGGTGGAGTCCTTAAATGCTGCGATCGCAGCAGCGCTTCTCCTCTACGAGGTTCGTCGGCAGCGCGATGGGAGACCGGCTTGA
- a CDS encoding cupin, whose product MVDQDWFVTDDGQVQPWSHQSLPQKRAQTYRLYRFLTEVEDILAATDQDQERLQAIHPLVRELLTDSAWLQFEVQPPDPERGWSVTMLYDEPNFPLTVQTVVWLPGQMSPIHNHATWGVVALVSGQEKNTFWQRTPSDSHPHKIEAAGELILNPGDTISVMPEAIHCVEALGDEPTVTFNLYGLTDYQTRYNFDPVSHTAKLF is encoded by the coding sequence ATGGTAGACCAAGATTGGTTCGTAACGGATGATGGCCAAGTGCAACCTTGGTCCCATCAGTCCTTGCCACAGAAAAGAGCTCAAACTTACAGACTGTATCGATTTCTGACGGAAGTCGAAGATATCTTGGCGGCAACGGATCAGGATCAGGAGCGACTACAGGCTATCCATCCCCTTGTTCGGGAGCTGCTGACAGACTCGGCCTGGTTGCAGTTTGAGGTTCAGCCTCCTGACCCTGAACGAGGTTGGTCCGTCACCATGCTTTACGATGAACCGAATTTTCCGCTGACGGTACAAACGGTGGTTTGGTTGCCGGGGCAAATGTCGCCGATTCATAATCATGCCACTTGGGGGGTGGTGGCTTTGGTCAGTGGCCAAGAGAAAAATACGTTCTGGCAGCGTACCCCGTCCGATAGCCATCCCCACAAGATTGAGGCTGCTGGTGAGTTGATTTTGAACCCTGGCGATACGATTAGCGTCATGCCTGAGGCCATTCACTGCGTGGAAGCTTTAGGTGATGAACCGACGGTTACATTTAATCTTTACGGGCTGACGGATTATCAAACCCGGTACAACTTTGATCCGGTTTCCCATACCGCCAAGTTATTTTGA
- a CDS encoding YggT family protein: MAATEITALIFNSLATFLQIYFALLIIRILLSWFPNIDWSSAPFSVLSQLTDPYLNIFRSIIPPLGGIDFSPILAIFLLQFLQQAVTGIAL, from the coding sequence ATGGCAGCAACCGAAATTACAGCATTAATTTTTAATAGTCTCGCAACATTTTTACAAATTTACTTTGCTCTATTAATCATTCGGATTTTGCTAAGTTGGTTCCCCAATATTGATTGGAGTAGTGCACCCTTTTCGGTTTTGAGTCAGCTTACTGATCCCTATCTCAATATTTTTCGTTCCATCATTCCGCCTCTAGGTGGAATCGACTTTTCTCCGATCTTAGCAATCTTTCTCTTGCAGTTCTTACAGCAAGCTGTGACTGGGATTGCTTTGTAA
- a CDS encoding nitrate ABC transporter substrate-binding protein, with amino-acid sequence MTKCIVCGAPLYDKPKHKRITQPQNTLPSDDKTKRPNKKTTVLLSFLLFAGAVSAAIALISPWKRATEPVVSPGPANIEVLGDTFLGYSTLWDQDFQKKLKDAEITIGYSDELDQKTRAQKLSSGEVDFMVTTINQLFETPSTGKIIAMWDWTRGADRLVLNNKQFPQVTTIQGLNRAATQAAQQGELLSIIFAGNTPSEYLSILLADKSPEFALEKFNIIRVDDSSTAWQRFQNPQPGENIVAGIFWEPYVTQASRAGYIPSLSSAHVQRSIVDVVVASPQVLADHPGKVQQFVNAYYEHISRRSIDKTAWRQQFENLGGLTSSESLNFLQGVYFFEINCANHWMNGPTKLLRQRLNYTKQVLYGSGRLTATPNSVDQLYDGRFVAELATSDAAASCPASQATAPPIAPKPNSAPSAPAEKTQAKATATTQTTIAIQFEVGAAQLNDPAKKALDQVLDTANPNDTVRINATFVDASSARALALLKSRATAVEQYVADRLPTASIQTTLNSGGTESPNVRVSIGKGLTP; translated from the coding sequence ATGACAAAGTGCATTGTTTGTGGAGCGCCACTGTACGACAAGCCTAAACATAAACGTATTACTCAACCTCAAAATACTTTGCCATCTGACGACAAAACTAAGCGACCGAACAAGAAAACAACGGTTCTCCTGAGTTTTTTACTCTTTGCCGGGGCGGTAAGTGCTGCGATTGCATTGATCAGTCCTTGGAAGCGAGCAACTGAGCCAGTTGTCAGTCCTGGCCCTGCGAATATCGAGGTCTTAGGCGATACGTTCTTAGGCTACAGTACCCTTTGGGATCAGGACTTCCAGAAAAAGCTCAAAGATGCTGAAATTACCATCGGATATTCGGATGAGCTAGATCAGAAAACGCGAGCCCAAAAGCTCTCCAGCGGCGAAGTTGATTTTATGGTGACGACCATTAATCAACTGTTTGAGACCCCCAGTACGGGCAAAATCATTGCCATGTGGGATTGGACCCGTGGAGCCGATCGTCTTGTCCTCAATAACAAGCAATTTCCCCAAGTCACTACGATTCAAGGGTTGAATCGTGCGGCCACCCAAGCTGCACAGCAGGGAGAACTCCTATCCATTATTTTTGCGGGCAATACGCCTAGCGAATATCTCAGTATTCTGTTGGCGGATAAGTCTCCAGAGTTTGCGTTGGAAAAATTCAACATCATTCGTGTGGATGATTCATCGACGGCATGGCAGCGGTTTCAGAATCCTCAACCTGGAGAAAATATCGTCGCTGGAATTTTTTGGGAGCCTTATGTGACTCAGGCGAGTCGAGCTGGATATATTCCTTCTCTATCTTCTGCCCATGTTCAACGATCGATTGTTGATGTGGTGGTGGCGTCTCCCCAAGTCCTAGCGGATCACCCTGGTAAAGTTCAACAGTTTGTAAATGCCTACTACGAGCATATTTCGCGACGTTCCATTGATAAAACGGCTTGGCGACAGCAGTTTGAGAATTTAGGGGGATTGACTTCATCAGAATCCTTGAACTTTTTGCAAGGCGTGTACTTTTTTGAGATCAACTGTGCCAATCATTGGATGAATGGCCCGACGAAGTTGCTTCGTCAGCGTCTCAATTACACGAAACAGGTGCTATACGGCAGTGGTCGTCTGACTGCAACGCCAAATAGCGTGGATCAGCTTTATGATGGCCGCTTTGTGGCTGAACTCGCAACGTCAGATGCGGCTGCTAGCTGTCCCGCATCCCAAGCAACTGCTCCACCGATTGCACCTAAGCCTAACTCTGCACCCTCTGCTCCGGCTGAAAAGACCCAGGCAAAGGCAACGGCCACAACGCAAACAACCATTGCTATTCAGTTTGAAGTGGGGGCAGCTCAACTGAATGATCCAGCCAAAAAGGCATTGGATCAGGTTTTGGATACAGCCAATCCCAACGACACGGTGCGAATTAATGCCACCTTTGTGGATGCCAGTAGTGCTAGAGCTTTGGCTTTGTTGAAAAGTCGGGCAACTGCGGTGGAACAATATGTTGCGGATAGACTGCCTACGGCGAGTATTCAGACGACTTTGAATTCTGGTGGGACTGAAAGCCCAAATGTTAGGGTCTCGATTGGCAAAGGATTAACCCCTTAA
- a CDS encoding lipoxygenase family protein — MSTENLFPYAPGPGIAKFDPASPLPDHVKPTRRYLANLGLLLLPAQPFPPMPPKEGTEPGSLQPGQILLGIQGSLGLMDKDVTAFMPPNLTRLHPDKFSDEFFVERRLNGFNPGKLNKVQNKPWQYAVRYDCSKYQVEPAGILPKIIEARFCLNAQKLNVHSIEFTMNGKPTIQTPGDEEWEQTKRLFRCAEFVLQESQSHLARTHMNMDQYAMAYYRNVVNNPIKELLEPHLEGLININKLGASLIIGDKGFIPEASALEPASINDLIEEEIRHLTYRNWNPSVQKLPDFVANNYFDPAAIAMWELLTEYVDGFISHHRTGIEACWNEIQDMSKDLSSHAILKPELGKLDILGLEDLAQLCVYVIYISSFFHSWVNNKQYEDGGDVDYAVIGLWDSQSPHYDPVQVATREAKQASLLWTLSNVRYNPILEAGPGPLKDLIWARRDVISPGLPVEDIMMSINI; from the coding sequence ATGTCTACTGAGAATCTCTTCCCTTATGCACCGGGTCCTGGAATAGCGAAATTCGACCCAGCTAGCCCCTTGCCTGATCATGTGAAGCCAACTCGTCGCTATCTTGCAAATTTGGGTCTTCTTCTACTACCAGCTCAGCCTTTTCCGCCAATGCCACCGAAAGAAGGGACTGAACCAGGTTCTTTGCAACCGGGCCAGATTCTTCTTGGTATTCAAGGCTCATTAGGATTGATGGATAAAGACGTAACGGCATTTATGCCACCCAATTTGACTCGCTTGCATCCGGATAAATTTAGTGATGAATTCTTTGTGGAAAGACGCCTAAATGGTTTCAACCCAGGCAAGCTAAATAAAGTCCAGAATAAGCCATGGCAGTATGCCGTGCGATACGACTGTAGCAAGTATCAGGTGGAGCCAGCGGGTATTTTACCTAAGATTATAGAGGCTCGTTTTTGTCTGAATGCACAAAAACTCAATGTTCATTCCATTGAATTTACTATGAATGGTAAACCTACAATTCAAACACCGGGAGATGAAGAATGGGAACAGACAAAACGTCTTTTTCGTTGTGCAGAGTTTGTTCTTCAAGAAAGCCAGTCGCACCTGGCAAGAACCCATATGAATATGGACCAGTATGCAATGGCATACTATCGAAATGTGGTGAATAATCCTATTAAGGAATTATTAGAACCTCATTTAGAAGGGCTAATCAATATCAATAAGCTAGGAGCTTCTCTGATTATTGGGGATAAAGGTTTTATCCCTGAGGCTTCAGCGCTTGAGCCTGCCAGTATCAATGACCTAATTGAAGAAGAAATCAGACATCTAACTTACCGGAATTGGAATCCTTCTGTACAGAAACTCCCTGATTTTGTGGCTAACAACTACTTTGATCCAGCTGCGATCGCAATGTGGGAACTGTTAACCGAATATGTCGATGGATTTATTAGTCACCATAGAACAGGTATTGAGGCTTGTTGGAATGAAATTCAAGATATGTCGAAGGATCTAAGCTCCCATGCCATTCTCAAACCTGAATTAGGAAAATTAGATATTCTCGGTTTGGAAGATTTGGCTCAGCTTTGTGTTTATGTGATCTATATCAGCTCTTTCTTTCATTCTTGGGTTAATAACAAGCAGTATGAAGATGGTGGAGATGTAGATTATGCAGTCATTGGTCTATGGGATAGTCAGAGTCCACATTACGACCCTGTTCAAGTTGCAACACGTGAAGCTAAGCAAGCTTCTTTGCTATGGACTCTGTCGAATGTTCGCTATAACCCGATACTAGAAGCGGGGCCAGGTCCACTAAAAGATTTAATTTGGGCCCGACGTGACGTGATTTCTCCTGGTTTGCCCGTTGAAGATATTATGATGAGCATCAATATTTAA
- a CDS encoding DUF937 domain-containing protein, with the protein MGLFDQIVSAIDNPALQANTGQLGNILNTVQQLSQQPGMNNSSTEVVMSLLGNHVRSALKSQSADQAQALVNQYGGTNANGAAVNALFSGGQQQQIAQEISQRTGLSSSVIQGLLPVLVPIVLNLLHSGSSQANPNQGSNPVLNQFLDSDGDGDVDVADALRLAGNFLGQR; encoded by the coding sequence ATGGGACTCTTTGATCAAATCGTTAGCGCTATTGATAACCCAGCGTTACAAGCCAATACCGGCCAATTGGGCAATATCCTGAATACAGTGCAGCAGCTCAGCCAGCAACCAGGCATGAACAATAGCTCCACTGAAGTAGTGATGTCTTTGCTGGGCAATCATGTCCGTTCTGCCTTAAAGTCTCAGTCCGCAGACCAAGCCCAAGCTCTCGTCAATCAATACGGTGGTACTAATGCCAACGGGGCTGCGGTCAATGCCCTGTTTTCTGGCGGGCAACAACAGCAAATTGCCCAAGAAATTTCTCAGCGGACGGGTTTAAGTAGCAGCGTTATTCAAGGACTTTTGCCTGTACTCGTTCCCATCGTGTTGAATTTGCTTCATAGCGGTTCTTCCCAAGCTAATCCAAACCAGGGTTCTAATCCCGTCTTAAATCAGTTTTTAGACAGTGATGGGGACGGTGATGTCGATGTTGCCGATGCCCTGCGCTTAGCCGGAAACTTCTTAGGCCAGCGTTAG
- a CDS encoding response regulator transcription factor, with the protein MTAHILLVEDETKLAQFVEMELTHEGYQVTVANDGIGGLTAARESQPDLILLDWMLPGFSGVEVCRRLRATGDKVPVILLTAKDEISDRVEGLDAGADDYMVKPFSIEELLARVRAHLRRTQEEDPDVLEFSNLSLNQRTREIFRGERSIELTAKEFDLLVYLMMHPRQVLTRDRILEQVWGYDFMGDSNIIEVYIRYLRLKLEENQEKRLIQTVRGVGYVMRE; encoded by the coding sequence ATGACAGCACATATTCTCCTGGTTGAAGACGAAACCAAATTGGCTCAATTTGTTGAGATGGAACTGACCCATGAGGGGTATCAGGTTACCGTAGCCAATGATGGGATTGGGGGACTCACGGCAGCTCGGGAGTCCCAACCGGATTTGATTCTCCTGGACTGGATGTTGCCAGGGTTCTCTGGCGTTGAAGTCTGTCGCCGTCTGCGGGCGACCGGGGATAAGGTGCCCGTTATTTTATTGACCGCCAAAGATGAAATTAGCGATCGGGTCGAAGGGTTGGATGCCGGGGCGGATGACTATATGGTGAAGCCCTTTAGCATTGAGGAGCTGTTAGCTAGAGTTCGTGCCCATTTACGGCGGACCCAAGAAGAAGATCCAGATGTCCTAGAATTTTCCAACCTGTCCCTCAATCAGCGGACCCGTGAGATCTTTCGAGGGGAGCGGTCGATTGAATTAACCGCCAAAGAGTTTGATTTGCTGGTGTATTTGATGATGCATCCGCGCCAGGTATTGACCCGAGATCGCATCCTAGAACAGGTCTGGGGGTATGACTTTATGGGTGATTCCAATATCATCGAAGTTTACATTCGCTACCTTCGCCTTAAGCTCGAAGAGAACCAGGAAAAGCGGTTGATTCAGACGGTCCGGGGCGTTGGCTACGTGATGAGAGAGTGA
- a CDS encoding ABC transporter ATP-binding protein: MAKLEIKHLNKTYNPKVVPVKDLSLAVEDGEFLTLLGPSGCGKSTTLRLIAGLEQPTRGDVVIGPDVVTHKSAGDRDIAMVFQSYALYPHMNVYDNIASGLKLRKMSSNDIQQRVAEASRVLNLDDLMRRKPGQLSGGQRQRVALGRALVRNPAVFLLDEPLSNLDALLREQVRAELKQLFEKQNAPVVYVTHDQTEAMTLSTKVAVLYQGDLQQLDPPQKIYSHPANQFVAGFIGSPQMNLLTLRCENQSAMLGDTRIPLPSGVGNLREIVLGIRPEHTRLATPGDTTTVTGQVYLVENLGMSNLLSIKVQGTEETIRALLPTDQTWSGETISVALPTNQLHWFDVQSQLRLA, translated from the coding sequence ATGGCAAAACTTGAGATCAAACACCTCAATAAAACCTACAACCCCAAAGTTGTTCCCGTTAAGGACCTCAGCCTAGCTGTAGAGGATGGTGAGTTCTTGACATTGCTAGGCCCTTCTGGCTGTGGCAAATCTACTACTCTGCGCCTGATTGCGGGGTTGGAACAACCCACCCGAGGGGATGTGGTGATTGGACCTGATGTGGTTACTCATAAGAGTGCCGGGGACCGAGATATTGCCATGGTGTTTCAAAGCTATGCGCTCTATCCCCATATGAATGTCTACGACAATATTGCGTCAGGGTTGAAGCTGCGCAAAATGTCTAGCAATGATATTCAGCAGCGGGTGGCTGAAGCTAGCCGCGTCCTCAACCTCGATGACTTAATGCGGCGTAAACCCGGACAACTCTCGGGGGGACAACGACAGCGGGTGGCCCTAGGTCGCGCCTTAGTTCGCAATCCTGCAGTGTTTTTGTTAGATGAACCCTTAAGTAATCTGGATGCTCTGCTGCGAGAGCAGGTGCGGGCAGAACTTAAGCAGTTATTTGAGAAGCAAAATGCTCCCGTCGTCTACGTCACCCACGATCAGACAGAAGCCATGACCCTATCCACCAAGGTGGCAGTGCTCTATCAGGGTGATTTACAGCAGCTCGATCCACCCCAAAAAATTTATTCTCACCCTGCCAACCAGTTCGTGGCTGGGTTTATTGGCAGCCCTCAGATGAATCTCTTAACCCTCAGATGTGAGAATCAATCGGCCATGCTAGGAGATACTCGCATCCCGCTACCCAGCGGAGTCGGAAATCTAAGAGAGATTGTGTTAGGTATTCGGCCTGAACATACCCGACTGGCTACACCGGGTGATACCACTACGGTCACGGGACAAGTCTATCTGGTAGAAAACTTGGGAATGAGTAATCTCTTGAGCATTAAAGTCCAGGGCACTGAAGAGACGATACGGGCTTTGTTACCCACCGACCAAACTTGGTCAGGAGAAACCATTTCGGTGGCATTACCCACCAATCAACTGCATTGGTTTGATGTGCAATCGCAACTGCGGTTGGCATAG
- the upp gene encoding uracil phosphoribosyltransferase: protein MALQLRVYVPPHPLIKHWLAVARDRNTPGVMFRTAMTELGRWLTYEAMREWFPLIETTVETPLGPAAAAVINPELPVAVVPILRAGLTLLDGAQSVIPRAATYHLGLARDEETLQPHCYLNKLPDQFLPQTRILITEPMLATGGSIMTTMQELTQRQADPELVRIISVVAAPPALKQLGENYPSLQIYTATIDEGLNEQGFIVPGLGDAGDRAFETA from the coding sequence ATGGCGCTTCAACTTCGGGTATATGTTCCTCCTCATCCTTTAATTAAGCATTGGTTGGCGGTGGCCCGCGATCGTAATACACCTGGGGTGATGTTTCGGACCGCGATGACAGAGCTAGGGCGATGGCTAACTTATGAAGCCATGCGGGAATGGTTCCCTTTGATTGAAACGACTGTGGAGACGCCCCTAGGGCCTGCCGCCGCTGCTGTGATCAATCCTGAACTGCCAGTCGCTGTTGTTCCCATTCTTAGGGCCGGACTGACGTTATTAGATGGGGCACAAAGTGTTATCCCTAGAGCCGCTACTTATCACTTGGGGTTAGCTCGCGATGAAGAAACCCTCCAACCTCACTGTTATTTGAATAAACTTCCGGATCAGTTTCTGCCCCAGACTCGTATTTTGATCACAGAGCCGATGCTAGCCACGGGGGGGTCGATTATGACCACCATGCAGGAACTCACCCAGCGCCAAGCCGATCCAGAATTGGTTCGGATTATCTCCGTCGTGGCAGCCCCCCCAGCGCTTAAACAATTGGGTGAAAACTATCCGAGTTTACAAATCTATACTGCGACCATTGATGAAGGCTTGAACGAGCAAGGGTTCATTGTTCCTGGGTTAGGAGATGCGGGCGATCGCGCCTTTGAAACTGCTTAG
- the crtH gene encoding carotenoid isomerase translates to MPSSLNNVPNQAYDAIVIGSGIGGLVTATQLAAKGAKVLVLERYLIPGGSAGYFERNGYRFDVGASMIFGFGDRGTTNLLTRALAAVDQHLETLPDPVQIHYHLPQNLDLKVHRDYEKYLQELISLFPHERRGIRQFYDTCWQIFNSLNSMELLSLEELGYLARSFWHHPGSCFRLLQYLPRNVGDYARRYIKDPILLNFIDMECYCWSVVPAAQTPMINAGMVFSDRHYGGVNYPKGGVGQIALKLVEGLEAAGSQIRYRARVNKIVLEQGTAVGVQLATGETYRGKQIISNATRWDTFGNLLDEVPPAETKWRQRYTKSPSFLSLHLGVKAEALPADLDCHHILLNNWDEMAEPGATVFVSIPTLLDPSLAPPGHHIVHAFTPSWVKDWQVRSQTQYHTQKQEAAQTLITRLQQIIPNLGQHIHHMEVGTPRTHRRFLGRQDGTYGPIPSRQLWGLVGMPFNRTAIPGLYCVGDSTFPGQGLNAVAFSGFACAHRVAKDLKL, encoded by the coding sequence ATGCCATCTTCCTTAAATAACGTTCCTAATCAGGCCTATGATGCCATTGTTATTGGCTCAGGGATCGGAGGCTTAGTAACAGCTACGCAATTAGCTGCTAAAGGGGCAAAGGTATTGGTTTTGGAACGCTACCTCATTCCAGGAGGAAGTGCGGGTTACTTTGAGCGTAATGGCTATCGGTTTGATGTTGGGGCTTCCATGATTTTTGGGTTCGGTGATCGCGGTACGACCAACTTGTTAACCAGGGCCTTAGCCGCCGTTGATCAGCACCTTGAGACCCTTCCTGACCCCGTCCAAATCCACTACCATCTCCCCCAAAATTTAGATCTCAAGGTGCACCGAGACTATGAGAAGTATTTGCAAGAGTTGATTTCACTTTTCCCCCATGAGCGCCGTGGCATTCGTCAGTTTTACGACACCTGCTGGCAAATTTTTAATAGTCTCAACAGTATGGAGTTACTGTCTTTAGAAGAATTGGGTTACTTAGCCCGGTCTTTTTGGCACCATCCAGGCAGCTGCTTTCGGCTATTGCAGTATTTACCCCGTAATGTAGGAGACTATGCTCGGCGGTATATCAAAGACCCTATTCTTCTCAACTTCATCGATATGGAGTGCTATTGCTGGTCAGTAGTGCCAGCAGCCCAAACTCCCATGATCAATGCTGGCATGGTCTTTTCCGATCGTCATTATGGCGGGGTGAATTATCCCAAGGGTGGCGTGGGTCAAATTGCCCTCAAGTTGGTTGAAGGGTTAGAGGCAGCCGGGAGCCAGATTCGCTATCGGGCTCGGGTCAATAAAATTGTGTTGGAGCAGGGAACAGCCGTTGGGGTTCAGCTAGCCACGGGAGAAACCTATCGCGGCAAGCAGATTATTTCTAACGCCACCCGCTGGGACACCTTTGGCAATTTATTAGATGAAGTTCCGCCAGCAGAAACAAAGTGGCGACAACGCTACACAAAATCTCCCAGCTTTTTGAGTCTGCATTTGGGGGTTAAAGCAGAGGCACTCCCTGCAGACCTAGACTGTCATCATATTTTGTTGAACAACTGGGATGAGATGGCTGAACCTGGAGCGACGGTCTTTGTATCTATCCCCACCCTGCTCGACCCTTCTTTAGCTCCACCTGGACATCATATTGTCCATGCCTTTACACCGAGTTGGGTCAAGGATTGGCAGGTGCGATCGCAAACCCAATACCACACCCAAAAACAAGAGGCTGCTCAGACACTCATTACCCGATTACAGCAAATCATCCCCAATCTAGGCCAGCACATTCACCATATGGAAGTGGGCACACCTCGCACCCACCGTCGCTTTCTCGGCCGTCAGGATGGTACCTATGGCCCCATCCCCAGCCGTCAACTCTGGGGGCTAGTGGGCATGCCCTTTAACCGCACTGCCATTCCAGGCTTATACTGCGTCGGGGATAGTACCTTTCCAGGCCAGGGCTTAAACGCCGTTGCATTTTCGGGGTTTGCCTGTGCCCATCGGGTAGCAAAGGATTTGAAACTATAG
- a CDS encoding cell wall metabolism sensor histidine kinase WalK has product MGAFPIKSSLRKGWRNFSPQLRQAVNPKSLQFRLTASIAGLIAVGLTSVALWTSWKMQRILISSHKQKIVDIGDRIADDVVLYQQDEMFTVQKSIEKAINNRSGRNLLLWVNDSQGTLVATSDNMSGPAWQRFESPSTLATAFRDSIVPKVYHIQGRDFVACHSPLRVRNQPLGTLFVAQDITEDQRKFVASVQSLALASVVAIVLITLALTWYVNRSLRPLCEMGLMTKAISPDDLGGTKVEIDNAPSEIQELAETFNMMLDRLSEAWQEQQHTTERQREFVSNVSHELRTPLTIVRGYLQSIQRRGDNLTEMQREALEISTAEADLTIRLLQDLLCLARADDGYMPYHLETLILNDVAVEVVNMAEKFNHRQIELESESSLIPVFADADRLQQVLVNLVENAIKYSATTEPVTVKLEQREDSALIHVCDRGDGIPLKQQSRIFERFYRLDEARARCTGGVGLGLSLVKTFTEGMGGQVSVLSAEGEGSTFTVTLPISPEAKI; this is encoded by the coding sequence GTGGGTGCATTTCCGATCAAATCTTCCCTTCGTAAGGGATGGCGAAACTTCTCTCCCCAGTTGCGCCAAGCTGTTAATCCTAAGTCACTCCAGTTTCGGCTGACGGCTAGTATTGCTGGCCTGATTGCTGTGGGACTGACCAGCGTTGCTTTATGGACTAGCTGGAAGATGCAGCGGATTTTGATTTCTAGCCACAAGCAAAAAATTGTTGATATTGGCGATCGGATCGCAGATGATGTGGTGCTCTATCAACAAGATGAAATGTTTACGGTGCAGAAGAGTATCGAAAAAGCGATTAACAATCGGTCTGGACGTAATTTATTGCTCTGGGTGAACGATTCTCAGGGAACCTTAGTGGCGACTTCCGACAATATGTCAGGTCCAGCGTGGCAACGGTTTGAAAGTCCTAGCACCTTGGCAACGGCTTTTCGAGACAGCATCGTACCGAAGGTCTACCACATCCAAGGGCGAGATTTTGTAGCTTGTCATAGCCCCTTAAGGGTGAGAAATCAGCCATTAGGAACGCTCTTTGTGGCCCAGGATATTACTGAGGATCAACGTAAGTTTGTCGCTAGTGTGCAGTCCCTGGCCCTGGCCAGTGTAGTTGCTATTGTCTTGATTACTCTAGCTTTAACTTGGTATGTGAATCGGTCGTTACGCCCCCTTTGCGAAATGGGCTTAATGACCAAAGCCATTTCACCCGATGATTTAGGGGGAACGAAGGTCGAAATTGACAATGCTCCCAGCGAAATCCAAGAACTGGCAGAAACCTTCAATATGATGTTGGATCGCTTGTCAGAAGCTTGGCAAGAGCAGCAGCACACCACGGAACGACAGCGGGAGTTTGTGAGCAATGTTTCCCATGAACTACGAACCCCTCTCACAATCGTCCGGGGCTATTTGCAAAGTATTCAACGCCGGGGCGATAACCTGACTGAAATGCAGCGGGAAGCGTTAGAAATCTCTACGGCTGAGGCTGACCTCACGATTCGGTTACTGCAAGATTTGCTCTGTTTAGCCCGAGCTGATGATGGGTATATGCCTTATCATCTGGAGACGTTGATTCTGAATGATGTGGCGGTAGAAGTCGTTAATATGGCAGAAAAGTTTAATCATCGTCAGATTGAGTTGGAGTCTGAGTCTTCTTTAATTCCCGTGTTTGCCGACGCGGATCGCCTCCAACAGGTATTGGTAAACTTGGTGGAAAATGCGATTAAATATTCAGCAACTACGGAACCTGTCACTGTGAAGCTAGAACAACGAGAGGATTCAGCTTTGATTCATGTGTGCGATCGCGGCGATGGTATCCCTCTCAAGCAGCAATCCCGCATTTTTGAACGTTTTTATCGATTAGATGAAGCCCGAGCCCGCTGTACAGGTGGCGTTGGTCTGGGCCTATCCTTAGTCAAGACCTTCACCGAAGGCATGGGAGGGCAAGTCAGTGTCCTTTCTGCAGAGGGTGAAGGCAGCACATTCACCGTGACGTTACCCATATCTCCTGAAGCAAAAATATGA